One Aegilops tauschii subsp. strangulata cultivar AL8/78 chromosome 7, Aet v6.0, whole genome shotgun sequence genomic window carries:
- the LOC109770782 gene encoding pentatricopeptide repeat-containing protein At1g11290, chloroplastic → MLCSASSPPPPAGGHAAADHHARLRSAAARSDLPGALAAFAAMSSSASASPVLRTFTSLLKLCAARADLATGRAVHAQLAARGLSAESLAATALANMYAKCRRPGDARRVFDRMPVRDRVAWNALVAGYARNGLAGAAMEMVVRMQEEDGERPDSVTLVSVLPACADAQALRACREVHGFAVRAGFDELVNVSTAILDVYCKCGAVEVARAVFDRMPGKNSVSWNAMIKGYAENGDATEALALFKRMVGEGVDVTDVSVLAALHACGELGYLDEGRRVHELLMRIGLESNVSVMNALITMYSKCKRTDLAAQVFDEVRYKTRISWNAMILGCTQNGRSEDAVRLFSRMQLKNVKPDSFTLVSVIPALADISDPLQARWIHGYSIRMHLDQDVYVLTALIDMYAKCGRVSIARSLFKSARERHVITWNAMIHGYGSHGFGKVAVELFEEMKSSGRVPNETTFLSVLSACSHAGLVDEGRKYFSSMNEDYGLEPGMEHYGTMVDLLGRAGKLDEAWSFIQKMPVDPGISVYGAMLGACKLHKNVELAEESAQRIFELGPDEGVYHVLLANIYANASMWKDVARVRTAMEKKGLQKTPGWSIVQLKNEIHTFYSGSTNHQQAKDIYARLAKLIEEIKAVGYVPDTDSIHDVEDDVKAQLLNTHSEKLAIAYGLIRTSPGTTIQIKKNLRVCNDCHNATKLISLVTGREIIMRDIQRFHHFKDGKCSCGDYW, encoded by the coding sequence ATGCTGTGCTCGGCCtcgtcgccgcctcctcccgccggcgGGCATGCCGCCGCCGACCACCACGCGCGCCTGAGGTCCGCGGCCGCGCGCTCCGACCTGCCGGGCGCGCTCGCGGCCTTCGCCGCCATGTCCTCCTCCGCGTCCGCCAGCCCCGTCCTCCGCACCTTCACTTCCCTCCTCAAGCTCTGCGCGGCGCGCGCCGACCTCGCGACCGGCCGCGCCGTCCACGCGCAGCTCGCCGCGCGGGGGCTCTCCGCGGAGTCCCTCGCCGCCACGGCGCTGGCCAACATGTACGCCAAGTGCCGCCGGCCGGGCGACGCGCGCAGGGTGTTCGACCGTATGCCCGTGCGCGACCGCGTCGCCTGGAACGCGCTCGTGGCCGGGTACGCGCGGAACGGGCTCGCCGGCGCCGCCATGGAGATGGTCGTCCGGATGCAGGAGGAGGACGGCGAGCGGCCCGACTCCGTCACTCTGGTGTCCGTGCTGCCCGCCTGCGCCGACGCCCAGGCGCTCAGGGCCTGCCGCGAGGTGCACGGGTTCGCGGTCCGTGCTGGCTTCGACGAGCTCGTCAATGTGTCCACGGCGATCCTTGACGTGTACTGCAAGTGCGGGGCGGTTGAGGTTGCTAGGGCTGTCTTTGATCGGATGCCGGGCAAGAACTCTGTGTCTTGGAATGCCATGATCAAGGGGTATGCTGAAAATGGGGATGCTACTGAGGCTCTCGCGCTGTTCAAGAGGATGGTGGGGGAGGGCGTTGATGTGACGGATGTATCTGTTCTGGCAGCATTGCACGCCTGTGGCGAGCTTGGGTATCTTGATGAGGGGAGGCGTGTCCATGAGCTACTTATGAGGATTGGGCTGGAGTCAAATGTGTCGGTGATGAATGCTCTGATCACCATGTACTCCAAGTGCAAGAGGACCGACCTCGCTGCCCAGGTTTTCGATGAGGTGCGCTACAAGACACGGATCTCCTGGAACGCCATGATCCTCGGGTGCACACAGAATGGAAGGTCAGAAGATGCAGTGAGGCTCTTCTCTAGGATGCAGCTGAAAAATGTGAAGCCTGATTCGTTCACTCTCGTCAGTGTCATTCCTGCACTTGCAGACATCTCAGATCCACTGCAGGCAAGATGGATCCATGGATACTCTATCAGGATGCACCTAGATCAGGATGTGTATGTTCTGACAGCCCTTATTGACATGTACGCAAAATGCGGCCGTGTCAGTATAGCTAGAAGTCTCTTCAAATCAGCAAGGGAAAGGCATGTTATCACATGGAATGCGATGATCCATGGGTACGGCTCACATGGTTTTGGCAAGGTTGCAGTTGAGCTGTTTGAAGAGATGAAAAGTTCTGGCAGAGTGCCCAACGAGACAACATTCCTTTCGGTCCTCTCGGCATGCAGTCATGCTGGTTTGGTTGATGAAGGGCGGAAATATTTTTCGAGCATGAACGAGGACTATGGGCTTGAGCCTGGGATGGAGCACTATGGTACCATGGTGGATCTTCTTGGCCGAGCTGGGAAGCTAGATGAAGCGTGGTCTTTTATCCAAAAGATGCCTGTGGACCCTGGCATTAGTGTTTATGGTGCAATGTTAGGCGCTTGCAAGTTGCACAAGAATGTGGAATTGGCAGAAGAATCAGCGCAGAGGATCTTTGAGCTAgggccagatgaaggtgtgtatCATGTCCTCCTAGCTAACATTTATGCAAATGCTTCAATGTGGAAGGATGTTGCAAGGGTTAGAACTGCTATGGAGAAGAAAGGCCTCCAAAAGACTCCTGGATGGAGTATTGTGCAGCTCAAGAACGAGATTCATACCTTCTATTCTGGAAGCACAAATCACCAGCAGGCAAAGGACATTTATGCAAGGTTGGCTAAGCTAATAGAAGAGATCAAAGCTGTGGGGTATGTGCCGGACACTGATTCTATACATGATGTAGAAGATGATGTCAAGGCACAGTTACTCAACACCCACAGTGAGAAACTTGCGATTGCATATGGGCTCATCCGCACATCCCCTGGTACAACAATTCAGATAAAGAAGAACCTCCGCGTCTGTAACGACTGTCACAATGCAACCAAGTTAATATCTCTGGTGACAGGACGGGAAATAATCATGAGAGATATTCAACGATTTCACCATTTTAAGGACGGTAAATGTTCATGTGGAGATTACTGGTAA
- the LOC109770783 gene encoding bark storage protein A, producing MPATAMELSSLPLVLLLCLMAGSSTAALPALPGMDRVRQQVDRANRHGPSIGLVMSYVAEDTALQASGYFRPWHVQPFIDLYGRRFHIGSIRGVNVIYALTGQRRLNAAVTVQTLVDVFTVSGIVHYGTAGSSNDSMSFGDVSVPKLVAYTGAWTWKKYKSLKEESTELNFGQFNVPNGGENLLGSLKYRNEELYSVGKPMEEVFWLPVDSAWFKIAEGLKVNLERCNDTFCLPKTPQVVHGLKGASADMFLDNAEYRKFLFREFAVSTIDEESAAVVMTTTSPGVPVIVFRGVSDLAGGEPTWSSTSLMNLASINALKVAVEFIATIGRQMSTPLAQSSKN from the exons ATGCCAGCCACGGCCATGGAGCTCTCCAGCCTGCCGCTAGTCCTGCTGCTCTGCTTGATGGCGGGCTCGTCGACGGCTGCCCTGCCGGCGCTGCCCGGGATGGACAGGGTGCGGCAGCAGGTCGACAGGGCGAACAGGCACGGCCCGTCCATTGGGCTCGTCATGTCGTACGTCGCCGAGGACACCGCGCTCCAGGCCTCCGGCTACTTCAGGCCTTGGCACGTCCAGCCCTTCATTGACCTCTACG GACGGAGGTTTCACATCGGGAGTATTCGAGGTGTGAATGTTATATACGCATTGACAGGGCAACGCAGG TTGAATGCAGCTGTCACTGTACAAACTCTCGTCGACGTCTTTACCGTGTCTGGTATTGTCCATTATGGCACAGCAGGAAGCTCTAATGATTCAATGTCATTTGGAGATGTCAGTGTCCCCAAGTTAGTTGCTTATACAGGCGCTTGGACATGGAAG AAGTACAAATCACTTAAAGAAGAGTCAACAGAACTAAACTTTGGACAATTTAACGTCCCGAATGGAGGAGAGAACCTGCTAGGGTCTCTGAAATACAGAAATGAGGAGCTATACTCAGTTGGCAAGCCCATGGAAGAAGTTTTCTGGTTACCTGTAGATTCAGCATGGTTCAAAATAGCAGAAGGACTTAAG GTCAACCTTGAAAGATGTAATGACACTTTCTGCTTACCAAAAACGCCACAAGTGGTTCATGGGCTAAAAGGAGCATCAGCCGACATGTTTCTAGACAATGCAGAATACCGGAAGTTCCTTTTCAGAGAATTTGCAGTGTCAACAATAGATGAGGAGAGCGCAGCAGTGGTGATG ACAACAACATCTCCTGGCGTACCTGTGATTGTGTTCCGGGGAGTATCTGATCTGGCTGGAGGGGAACCAACATGGTCATCAACAAGCCTGATGAACCTGGCATCTATTAATGCACTCAAAGTGGCAGTGGAGTTCATTGCTACAATTGGCAGGCAGATGTCGACACCATTAGCACAAAGTTCAAAAAACTGA